In the Mus pahari chromosome 19, PAHARI_EIJ_v1.1, whole genome shotgun sequence genome, one interval contains:
- the Map1s gene encoding microtubule-associated protein 1S: MAAAMAAPEAAEAPSSLLLLVVGGECGYPGLLAYVLQELERGVRSWEDVDPAICSLDEQLKAFVSRHSATFSSIVKGQRSLHHRGETLETLVLLNPSDKSLCDELRNLLMDPAPHKLLVLAGPCLEETGELLLQTGGFSAHHFLQVLRDKEVQDSLASAPAAPALTVSCPTFGDWALLGPAPGLQLRLNPPARLPASEGLRAFLEYVAESLEPPSPFELLEPPAAGGFLRLARPCCYVFPGGLGDAAFFAVNGFTVLVNGGSNPKSSFWKLVRHLDRVDAVLVTHAGADSLPGLNSLLRRKLAEREAAAGPQGQHEERLRRLLSPALGVVFLNAREAASRLRGGEDEAVCARSLLRSLGIAPLPLQRGPQPSCPTVLFEKLGVGRLELFVLHPPPGDPAAPACALLVWQPAAPGDKVVRVLFPGRTPPARLLDGLQRLQHLPCLRRPVVTTHDLEAPSRANSQDSLASRDSARKESVRGTVGCIASRSTVRREPALATRDQKKDTRSGPTRPTARDTRRSGPGVVNTKPRVSQNGPRAPVLAVPLTAPVTECPGEAENILESEPPPAPSPTLSPAQSPPPTAPGNSPERLSLSPLRPEPAPDASPSATTPTLTTPSLPAELGSPHSTEVDESLSVSFEQVLPAGDPGLSLPLRLARRSTSPHDVDLCLVSPCEFSHRKPPPPASPGSSDSSARSQERPPETPPTSVSESLPTLSDSDPVPVADSDEDAGSESAARDPPPTPRVPPPLPDVPGICMVDPEALPPRARQPLNTANPSRGRKAPARPSSASATPRAATVAAKTKGPVGDRNRPLSARSEPADRPGRAPLTRKPSVPKTVPKTASATRMSSGPSGRPAPLAAGSPVYLDLAYLPGGGAGHLDQNFFLRVRALCYVISGQGQRQEEGLRAVLDALLAGKRQWDLDLQVTLIPTFDSAVMHRWYEETHAQHQALGIRVLGSGSLVSMQDEAFPACKVEF; encoded by the exons gtgTTCGCTCCTGGGAGGATGTGGACCCTGCCATCTGCAGCCTGGATGAGCAGCTCAAGGCCTTCGTGTCCCGGCATTCGGCCACCTTCTCCAGCATTGTGAAAG GGCAGCGGAGCCTGCACCACCGTGGAGAGACCTTGGAGACGCTGGTCCTGCTGAATCCCTCAGACAAGTCCCTGTGTGATGAG CTCCGGAACCTCCTGATGGACCCCGCCCCTCACAAACTGCTGGTCCTGGCAGGGCCCTGCCTGGAGGAGACCGGGGAACTGCTGCTGCAGACTGGAGGGTTCTCGGCCCACCACTTCCTGCAGGTGCTGAGGGACAAAGAG GTCCAGGATTCACTGGCCTCCGCACCAGCTGCCCCAGCCCTCACTGTGTCCTGTCCAACCTTTGGGGACTGGGCGCTGCTGGGCCCTGCACCCGGGCTGCAGCTGCGACTAAACCCGCCCGCGCGGCTGCCGGCCTCAGAGGGCCTTCGTGCCTTCCTGGAGTATGTGGCTGAGTCGCTGGAGCCGCCATCACCCTTCGAGCTGTTGGAGCCACCGGCTGCGGGCGGCTTTCTGCGCCTAGCACGGCCCTGTTGCTATGTGTTTCCGGGTGGTTTGGGAGACGCTGCCTTCTTCGCCGTCAACGGCTTTACGGTGCTGGTGAACGGCGGCTCCAACCCCAAGTCGAGCTTCTGGAAGCTGGTGCGCCACCTGGATCGCGTGGACGCTGTGCTTGTGACCCACGCGGGTGCTGACAGCTTGCCGGGCCTCAACAGCCTGCTGCGCCGCAAGCTGGCAGAGCGTGAAGCAGCCGCAGGACCACAGGGACAGCATGAAGAGCGGCTGCGTCGCCTGCTGTCGCCTGCGCTGGGTGTCGTGTTCCTGAATGCTCGTGAGGCTGCTTCGCGGTTGCGTGGGGGTGAAGATGAGGCAGTATGTGCTCGGAGCCTGCTGCGGAGCCTGGGCATCGCGCCTCTGCCACTGCAGCGTGGCCCACAGCCCTCGTGCCCCACTGTCCTTTTCGAGAAGCTGGGCGTAGGCCGCCTAGAGCTCTTTGTGCTGCACCCTCCTCCTGGGGACCCTGCAGCGCCTGCCTGTGCTCTGCTCGTGTGGCAGCCAGCAGCGCCCGGCGACAAGGTGGTGCGTGTACTGTTTCCTGGCCGCACGCCACCCGCGCGCCTGCTGGATGGGCTGCAGCGCCTGCAGCACCTGCCTTGCCTACGCAGGCCAGTAGTCACCACGCATGACCTGGAAGCGCCCTCCAGGGCCAACAGCCAAGACAGTCTGGCCTCGCGGGACAGTGCGCGCAAGGAGTCAGTCCGTGGCACTGTCGGCTGCATTGCCAGCAGGAGCACTGTGCGAAGGGAGCCTGCCCTGGCCACTCGTGACCAGAAGAAGGACACAAGATCTGGGCCCACTCGGCCTACAGCCCGAGACACGCGCCGCTCCGGGCCTGGTGTGGTCAACACAAAGCCTCGTGTGTCACAGAATGGGCCTCGTGCCCCAGTTCTGGCAGTGCCACTCACAGCTCCCGTGACTGAGTGCCCTGGAGAAGCGGAGAACATCTTGGAGTCTGAGCCGCCACCTGCTCCATCCCCGACTCTGTCCCCAGCTCAGTCCCCACCACCTACAGCACCTGGCAATAGTCCTGAGCGCCTGTCCCTCAGCCCTCTGCGCCCGGAGCCTGCCCCTGACGCCTCGCCCTCAGCCACAACGCCCACGCTGACCACGCCCTCTCTGCCTGCGGAGCTGGGCTCACCCCACTCAACCGAGGTGGACGAGTCGCTCTCTGTGTCCTTCGAGCAAGTGCTGCCAGCAGGTGACCCAGGGCTTAGCCTGCCCCTGCGCCTCGCGCGCCGCTCCACGTCTCCTCATGATGTGGACCTGTGCCTCGTGTCACCCTGTGAGTTCTCTCATCGCAAGccaccccctcctgcctccccaggcAGCTCAGACAGCAGTGCTCGGTCACAGGAGCGGCCGCCCGAGACTCCACCCACGTCTGTGAGCGAGTCACTGCCCACACTATCTGACTCTGATCCCGTGCCCGTGGCGGATTCTGATGAAGACGCAGGCAGCGAGAGCGCGGCCAGGGACCCGCCACCTACACctcgtgtgccaccaccactgccggaTGTACCAGGAATCTGCATGGTGGACCCAGAGGCGCTACCGCCTCGTGCCCGGCAGCCCCTCAACACCGCCAATCCCAGTCGTGGTCGCAAGGCCCCTGCAAGGCcaagctctgcctctgccacccccaGAGCTGCAACTGTAGCTGCCAAGACAAAGGGCCCCGTGGGGGACCGGAACCGGCCACTCAGCGCCCGCAGTGAGCCTGCAGACAGGCCAGGCCGTGCGCCCCTTACCAGGAAGCCCTCGGTTCCTAAGACCGTCCCCAAGACGGCCTCTGCCACAAGGATGTCCTCCG GACCCAGTGGCCGCCCTGCACCGCTTGCTGCTGGCTCCCCTGTGTACCTGGACCTGGCCTACCTGCCTGGTGGTGGTGCCGGCCACCTGGACCAGAACTTCTTCCTGCGTGTTCGAGCACTCTGCTATGTCATCAGTGGGCAAGGCCAGCGCCAGGAAGAGGGCCTGCGAGCCGTGCTGGATGCACTGCTGGCTGGCAAGCGGCAGTGGGACCTCGACCTGCAG GTCACACTGATCCCCACCTTCGACTCTGCGGTGATGCACAGGTGGTATGAGGAGACGCATGCGCAGCACCAGGCACTGGGCATCAGGGTGCTGGGCAGTGGCAGCCTGGTGTCCATGCAGGACGAGGCCTTCCCCGCCTGCAAGGTGGAGTTCTAG